One Deltaproteobacteria bacterium genomic region harbors:
- a CDS encoding MFS transporter produces the protein MDRLPWARFHTRLVVALGTAWVLDGLEITIASLVGPVLQSQHSLHLSSVDVGRSASVYLVGEVAGALFFGYLSDRLGRRKLFIATLGLYLVANGLTALAFTYVTFVFFRFFAGAGIGGEYAAINSAIDELIPAKYRGHTDLAINGTYWLGAIIGALGEYVLLDPRILPLDLGWRIGFFLGPVIGGLIWRLRGALPESPRWLLTHGYAEEAERTVAEIERQVEASGHRLTPVDERQALEVRTQRPLAYVALAKVLFGRYPARSVLSLTLMTSQSVLYNAIFFTYGLVLTHFYGVPAPAVPKFFFAFAAGNLLGPLALGRLFDTIGRRQMIAGTYASSGLLLALSGYLFQVGALDAATQTALWSGIFFIASAAASSAYLTCSEIFPLEIRAQAIALFFAIAQVCGAAGPWIFGHLIGDQQHPDPTRLFYGYLFAAVIMVQAGVVEALIGVKAERMPLEDIAAPLSAVGGVPKSNYE, from the coding sequence ATGGACCGACTCCCCTGGGCCCGGTTCCACACCAGGTTGGTGGTTGCGCTCGGCACGGCGTGGGTGCTCGACGGCCTCGAGATCACGATCGCGAGCCTGGTCGGGCCCGTGCTGCAGAGCCAGCACTCGCTCCACCTGAGCAGTGTCGACGTGGGCAGGTCTGCCTCCGTCTACCTCGTCGGGGAGGTTGCGGGAGCGCTGTTCTTCGGCTACCTGTCGGATCGGCTCGGCCGCCGCAAGCTCTTCATCGCCACCCTGGGCCTCTATCTCGTGGCGAACGGTTTGACCGCGCTCGCGTTCACCTACGTGACGTTCGTGTTCTTCCGCTTCTTCGCGGGCGCGGGCATCGGTGGTGAGTACGCCGCGATCAACTCCGCCATCGACGAGCTCATCCCCGCGAAATACCGCGGGCACACCGACCTGGCCATCAACGGGACGTACTGGCTCGGCGCCATCATCGGCGCGCTCGGGGAGTACGTCCTGCTCGACCCGAGGATCCTCCCGCTCGACCTCGGCTGGCGCATCGGCTTCTTCCTGGGCCCGGTGATCGGCGGCCTGATCTGGAGGCTGCGAGGCGCGCTGCCCGAGAGTCCGCGCTGGCTGCTCACGCACGGATACGCCGAGGAGGCCGAGCGCACGGTGGCGGAGATCGAGCGTCAGGTCGAGGCATCGGGCCACCGGCTGACGCCCGTCGACGAGCGCCAGGCCCTCGAGGTGCGGACGCAGCGCCCGCTGGCCTACGTCGCGCTGGCCAAGGTGCTCTTCGGGAGATATCCCGCGCGCTCGGTGCTCAGCCTGACCCTCATGACGAGCCAGTCCGTCCTCTACAACGCGATCTTCTTCACCTACGGCCTCGTCCTCACCCATTTCTACGGGGTGCCGGCTCCGGCGGTGCCGAAGTTCTTCTTCGCGTTCGCGGCGGGCAACCTGCTCGGTCCGCTCGCCCTCGGACGGCTCTTCGATACGATCGGCCGCAGGCAGATGATCGCCGGCACCTACGCCAGCTCCGGCCTGCTGCTCGCCCTCTCGGGCTACCTGTTCCAGGTCGGCGCGCTCGACGCCGCGACGCAGACCGCGCTCTGGTCGGGCATTTTCTTCATCGCTTCGGCGGCGGCGAGCTCGGCCTACCTGACCTGCAGCGAGATCTTCCCGCTGGAGATCCGGGCGCAGGCCATCGCGTTGTTCTTCGCGATCGCGCAGGTCTGCGGGGCGGCGGGTCCGTGGATCTTCGGTCACCTGATCGGCGACCAGCAGCACCCGGACCCCACGCGCCTCTTCTACGGCTACCTCTTCGCCGCGGTCATCATGGTTCAGGCCGGCGTCGTCGAGGCGCTGATCGGCGTGAAGGCCGAGCGGATGCCCCTGGAGGACATCGCGGCGCCCCTGTCCGCGGTCGGAGGCGTGCCGAAGAGCAACTACGAATGA
- a CDS encoding response regulator — translation MTAERPAAPVLVVEDNVEVRQALVALLEAEGYRVAEAGDGVSALRLLRQGDVHPCLIVLDLMMPRMSGWDFRAAQSSDRELASIPVVVLSADPLASQASRLGAAAVLPKPADPERFLELIGRLCTR, via the coding sequence ATGACTGCCGAGCGGCCCGCGGCTCCCGTCCTGGTCGTCGAGGACAACGTCGAGGTGCGCCAGGCACTCGTCGCTCTTCTCGAAGCCGAGGGCTACCGCGTGGCGGAGGCGGGGGACGGCGTGTCGGCACTCAGGCTGCTGCGCCAGGGTGACGTGCACCCGTGTCTGATCGTGCTCGACCTGATGATGCCCCGGATGAGCGGCTGGGATTTCCGGGCGGCGCAAAGCAGCGACCGTGAGCTCGCGTCCATTCCCGTCGTGGTCCTGTCCGCCGATCCTCTCGCATCTCAGGCGTCGCGCCTCGGCGCAGCTGCCGTCCTGCCCAAGCCGGCAGACCCCGAGCGATTCCTCGAGCTGATCGGGCGCCTCTGCACGCGGTAG